The window ACGTTTTCCCCAATTCCTTAGCCTGCTCGATGACATCATCGCAGGAGGACGCGACTCTGGAACCGCCCTGATCCGAAAAGACTATGGTCCCGACGATTTCCGCGCCAAGCATCCTGAATGTGTTCGCGATGTGATCGCAGACCTTCTGGCCCGATTCCTTGGGACCGCCGCATGTGACGACTATGACGGTCTTCTTCCCCGGCGGCAACTTCACGGAACCATCGGGGGCCATGAAGGAAAACAGCCTGTCCTCGAACATTTTGTACTGAGAACAAGGGCCGTCGAAATAAACCGGCGCAGAAATGACCAATGCATCCGCATCTTTTATGTCTTCTAAGACATCGGTCAGCTCATCTTCGATCACGCAATGGTTCTTGGATTTGCATGCCATGCAAGCGTTGCATCCATGAATGAGCATAGTGTGAAGGCTATGAAGAACAATCATATTGGTGGACAGCCCCATCGCTCCATCTATGACGCTGTTGACGATGGCCATCGAATTGCCTTTGGCTCTGGGGCTAGATACTATCGCCACTACTTTGCCCATGGTTCAGACATGAACTCTGTCATATTTAAAGAATTCAAGATTGGATGGCGGCACGGCCCATTAAGCCACAGGTTCATCCCGAATCATTTTTTGATTTTTCTGTTGTCCAAACGCTTCGGTTCCGTGGTGTAATCGTCATCGAGCGGAACGATGCTCAGATGAGTGTAGAACGGATCCTCATATTTGGAACCCATATAGCTGTTGATATCCAGCTCCATGTTGTTTAGGATGCGGATAAGGGTATTGCGCAGATGAAGAACATCTTCGCGCGGAATATTCTCAAAATATCTGTTGTTCAGGTCTGTAACGCCATTCATGACGCGATCGGCAAGCATTCTCCCTTCATCCGTGAGATAAATAGAATACTTCTTGCTGCTCTCCGTTTTGCGGTCGTCGTATATCAGATTCTTCTCTCTCAGAACTTTGATGACTCTGTTGGTGTTGGCAGTATCAAGATCCAAGAAACGCGAGAGGCTGACGAGAGTCTGACCATCCTGCAGCCTGAGGGCGATGAGATAAATCGCATGCGCACTTGTCAGTCCGTGATCTTTGACGAACTCAGTCATATTCTTGCGCATCTGGACGCTCATTCTATCGAAGAATGCTGGAAGAAAAGAATTCCAGTAGATGTCCTCTCCGCCACTCATAATAGATGTAATGACTAATCAATATTAATGCGATTCGATAACTATATAGTAACAATTGAAAACTGAACAAGCGCACCTTTATATCCCATGTAAGGAGTGCGCCACCCAGCATCTAATTTTCCTCGGAGTATTATGATGGATGAATCGATATATCCAGCCAACATGGCTGTTTTTAGTTAGCCTAAACAATAAAAAACAGAATAAAACCTCTTTGAAACAAGGATAATGCCCCATTTGAATGATTTTTTATGATTGAAATAGTGTTGAAATAATATATTTGTTTTAATAATAAAAATCGTATTAATTCTAAAATTAATGATAAATTTATTTTAATTAATACTAAATAATAAACAATTACAATTTTGCGATGAGCATTGTATTTAAACTGGTCTCTACTTGGATATATTGGTTATAATATTACAGATTAATTATATGGCGGATAAAGACATAGCGTGATTATTATATATCGAATCGTTGTTCCATTAATTGACGACTCAGCATTGTGAAAACAAAGCAGGTCGCTGGTACGCATCGCGTATCTGAAGGAGGAATAAAATGGCATTCGAAAATGAGACTCAGAAACTGCACGATGCACTTGTTTCGTGCAAAGTGCCCGACATTGCTAAAGCTGTTGATGAGGCCCACGCCGCAGGCATGCCCGCGACAGAGATCATCAACACCCTCGGAGGAACCATGTCCGAGGTTGGAGTTCTCTTCGAAAGAGGAAAGCTCTTCCTCCCGCACGTTCTGTCCGCCGCCGCAGGAATGAAGAAGGCAATGGAGACTCTCAACGACGAACTCTCTGCAGGCTCTGGCGGAAGCGACATCAAAGCGTCTGCTGTCATGGGAACTGTTGAAGGGGATGTTCACGACATCGGCAAATCGATCTGCTCCACTATGCTTCAGTGCGCCGGATTCGATGTGCACGATCTTGGAAGAGACGTTCCCCTCGGGAAATTCGTTGAGGAATGCAAAGCAGGATGCACATTCTGCGGAATGTCTGCTCTCATGACCACCACCATGGTCCAGATGAAGACCGTCATCGACAACCTCACCAACGAGGGAATCCGTGACAAAGTCACCGTCATGGTCGGAGGAGCCCCCATCACACAGGGATTCTGCGACAAAATCGGAGCGGACATCTACGGAGAATCTGCATCTGAGACTACGAGGAAAGCTCAAGAAGTCCTCGGAGCCTGAAATCTTTTCCCGAAAAAAGAAGGAAACGATATGACTGAGTACTACACAAGAATGGGAGACGGCCGCAGGGTCACCATGACCAAAGAGCAAATCATGACTGACATCCAAGCCGGGTCCGCTGACGCAGCCGATATGGCAAGTATCCCTGCGCTGGATGCCAACGACATGGAGCACATGTGCGAGATCATCATGGATCAGTGCAGGGTCGTTGGAGTAGAACCTGGACACGAAGTCGTCATGACCTACGATATCGGTCAGCTTGACTTCACTGGAGACAATGGGAACTCCGGAAACGGCGTCGACATGGGAAGGCTGGAAGCTGCTCTCCTGCACGAGAGGGCACTCGGAGCAGATACCTTCGAACTGGCCCACTCCGACTACTCAATCAAACCTGTAAAACCTGTGATTTCCATGGAAATGCAGACCATGGAAGAGATCCAGCAGGAAATCATCGCCCCCTACTTCTACGGTGCGATGCCCAACATGGGACTTTACTACGCTCCCGATGGACCTTACGGAAACCCCGCCGACCTCATGAGGGAATTCAAGATCGAAGAGTCCATGGCTTCCTCCGAAGCCGCTGCGGAGCACCTCGCCAGAGACATCGAATTCGTCACCACCAGGCTTCAGGCCGCTGGTTCCGATGGATTCAACTTCGACACCACCGGTTCCGCCGGTGACGCAGACTTCTGCGGAACTCTGAACGGAGTCAAGATCCTCAGGGAGAAATGCCCCGAGGCCTACATCAACGTCGGTGCCGCTGGAGAGTCTGTCATGGGAATCCACGGAATGATGGAGTTCGATGGCCAGATTGCCGCAGGAATGTACCCCCACCAGCAGGCAAAACTGATCGCCAAAGCCGGAGCCAACGTCTTCGGAGCTGTGTGCAACACCAACACCTCCAGATCCCTCGCTTGGAACCTCGGAAGGGCCGTCACCTTCATCAAGAAAGCCGTCGAAGACTCCCCCATACCCGTCCACGTGGACATGGGAATGGGTGTCGGAGGAATCCCCATGTTTGAGACCCCTCCGCTCGATGCCGTTGCCAGATGCAACAAAGCAATGGTCGAGATCGCCAAAGTCGATGGAGTTTAGGTCGGAGTCGGAGACCCCATGGGTATGGATATCCCCCACCTCGTCGCTTCCGGAATGGGAGGGATCAGGTCCGCCGGTGACCTCGTCGCCAGGATGATGTACACCAAGAGCATGAAACTCGATGATTGCAAAGAGTATGTCGCCAAGAAGCTCGGCGTCACTCCGATGGATCTCGGAGACGAATGCATCATGAGAGACCTCCGCGAAGAGCTCAAGCTCGGAAGCGTCACTGGAATACCCGGAGCCCCCCGTGGAATCGCCGCTAAGATGAACATCGAGAGCCTTCTCGACATCAAGATCAACAGCTGCGAGAAATTCCGCGAAAAGCTCAAAAGATGAACTCCGAACGAGGGGATTCGTCCCCTCAATCGGATGCATTGGACAATAACAAACAAAAGTATTTGTTTAAACAAACAGATTACTCATCCAAACCGATTATGGCCCTCAATCTATTTGGGCCAAGACTAGGAGGAACAAAAATGAAAGCAGTTCAGTACCCTGGAAAAATCAAAGCGGCCGGATTGAAACTCACCATGTTCACTCAGGACGACCTTGAGTCCATCGACAAAGCCACCAGGGACGTTCTCTGGAACTACGGAGTCCAGGTTTCCGACGACGAAGCCAGGCACATCTTCGAGGACAACGGTTGCATCGTGGACTACCAGACCAACATGGTCAGGATCCCCGACTTCCTGCTCAACAGGGCTCTCGCCAGCGCTCCCAAGACCTTCTACCTCTACGGAAGAGACGACGAGCACACCGTCGAGCAGACCTGGAAAGGACGCGTCCACTTCACCAACTTCGGAACCGGAATCCAGATGTGCGACTATCTCGGCGACAACAAATACGAGACCCGCGACTCCAACGACGCGGACCTCGCCAAGACCGCCATCCTGTGCGACTGGGCAGAGGGAATCAGCTACTTCTCCCTCTCAGTTTCCGCAAGGGACTGGGCAGGAGTCGGAGCCGAAGACGTCCACGAGCTGTACACCTCGATCGCCAACACCGTGAAGCACTTCCATCACATCGATCCCGTGGCCGACCACGTCAAATACTACTGGGAGATCCTCAAAGCGTATTACGGAGGAGACGAGAAGAAAGCCCGCGACAGGCCTCTCATGTCCATGCTCGTGTGCCCCACCTCCCCTCTAGAGCTCAGCTACAACGCATGCCAGGTCATCATCCAGGGTGCCAGATACGGAATCCCCGTGAACGTCCTGTCCATGGCCATGGCCGGAGCGTCTTCGTCCATCCACCTTGCGGGAACCCTCGTCACCCACAACGCCGAGATTCTTTCCGGTATCATCCTCGCTGAGCTGGCGAAACCCGGTGCGGCCGTCTTCTACGGATCTTCCACCACCTGTTTCGACCTCATGCATGGAACCGCCCCCGTCGGAGCCCCCGAACTCGGAATGATCTCCGCTGGTGTGGCCAAACTCGGACAGTACTACGGACTGCCCGTGTTCGTCGCCGGAAACTAGACCGACGCCAAAGTCCCCGACTCTCAGGCCGCCCACGAGAAGACCATCACCTCGTTCCTGCCCCACATGGCCGGTGCCAACTCCATCTACGGAAGCGGAATGCTCGAGCTCGGACAGACTTTCTCCCTTGAGCAGCTCGTCATAGACAACGACATCATCAACATGGAGAGGAGAGCCCTCGAGGGAATCCCCGTCACCGATGAGACCCTTGCCGTCGACGTCATCAAGGAAGTCGGAGTCGGAAACGACTTCATCGGACACCCCACCACCATGGAGAACATGGAGATGCCTTCCAACCCCCTCGTCTTCAACAGAGACATGCTCGGTGACTGGAAGTCCCAGGGATCCAAATCCTGCGTGGAAGTCGCCCACGAAGTTGTTCTGGACGTCATGAAGAACCACATCGTCCCCAAGATCGACCCTGAAATCGACGCGAAGATCAGGGCTATCGTCAAGGAAGCAGACGACTCAATGAAATTCTGATTTAATAAACGACTTAATTTGAAGGAGGAAACAAACATGTCACTTTGCGACGACGCAAAAGCAGCAGTAATGACTTACAACAACAAGAAGGCCGTCGAGGTCGCCAAACAGGCTATCGCCGAGGATTTCGACATCGTCGAGCTCATCGAGAAGGGATTCTCCCTCGGAATGACCGAGGTCGGAGCCCTCTTCGAGCAGAAGAAAGTTTACCTGCCCCACGTTATGGCCGCCGCGGCCGCCATGAACGCAGCTATGGACGTCCTCAACCCCGAGCTCGAGAAGCGCGGAGGAGAGGTCTCCTCTGGGCTCGGAACCGTCGTTATCTGCTCCATAGAGGGAGACATCCACTCCATCGGAAAAGACATCGTGGCCATCATGCTGAAAGTCGCAGGATTCAAAGTCGAGAACATCGGAAGGGACGTTCCCCTCGATCAGATCGTCGAAGCCTGCAAGAAGTACCAGCCTGTCGCTGTCGGTACCTCTGCCCTCATGACCTCTACCATGGTCCACCAGAAGACCCTGGAAGAGAAGCTCAAGGCAGCCGGCGTCAGGGACTCCCTCCTGACCAACGTCGGCGGAGCACCTGTCACCCAGCAGTGGGCCGACGAAATCGGAGCCGACCTCTACACCGAGAACGCCTCCGATGCCGCCGCTAAGTTCAGCGCTGCATTCGAGAAAGAGTGAACCTAAACCTCAATCGAAACAGAGGGGGCTAACCCCTCGCCTTTCTTTTTCACCCGATAATAGCCGATCTGATTCCCATCAGATCAGTTTGCAACGAATGCGATGCGGCCGACCATTCGTTAAGTACGGGATTTTGGCGGCTGGAACGGAGCGCAGACTCCGAACAGATCGAATCGACGGCGGGGAGATGCCATAGAGACGCTCAAAAGATGGCTTCAACATTTTTTTCGAGTTATATTCGATTGTTTTTGGATGCCGACGCCATTTATCATTGCAAGTCATCGTTAAATATCGCGGAACAATACCTTTAATAATATTCTCAACGAGAAGTTTGGACTGATAAAATGGCCAACTACGGAATCGCACTGGACATCGGAACTAGCGGAATGAGGTGCCAGGCCTTGGATTTGGATACGGGCGAAACTCTGGGAACCGCTATCACCCAACGCCATCCCATACCTGGGATGAATGTTATCGACCACGTGAATTTTGCGATCCAATCGGGCGAAGACATCGCCCACGGCCTGATCGTAAATGCCGCCAACAACCTCTTCGCATCGTTAGGAATCGATCTCACCCAAGTCAAAAGGATAGGGGTCTGCGGGAACACATTCCAGATGTCGCTGTTCGAGAACATCGAGATAAGGGATCTGGCATACGCAGGCAAAAATGCGCTGAAGAATATGGGCGTGATTCCTCCGGAAAGGAATGGGACAATAAGGAAAGCCGAAGAGCTCGGTCTCATCGGCCTCCCCAACGCGGAAGTCATAATACCGCCCGCTGTCACCCACGAAATAGGCGCGGACGCGATTGCGATGCTGAAGATGACCAACATCCTCGAAGAGAAAGAGCCTGTCATCGTGGTCGACTACGGAACCAACGCCGAGATGGCCCTCATCGTCGACGGAAAAATCTACACCGGATCCGCTGCCGCCGGGCCTGCTCTGGAAGGGCAGGAGATAGAGCGCGGGATGCTTGCCGCCCCTGGAGCGATCTCTGATGTGGATGCGGTCGAAGGCGGCTGGGAGTGCACGGTCCTCAACGATGCCATCAGGGATGTCATCGCCGACGTGGTCGATCCGACCACCGGAAAATCGGTGATCACCAGAGACCAAAGGGCGATTGGAGTCACAGGAACCGGCGTCGTCGCCGCTTTGTACTGCGGTATGTACGGAGGCCTCATCAATACACCCCAGATCCTGACTCCGGATGAGAAAATACATCTTCAGGATGGAGTATGCATCAGCTCCCATGACGTCGAGGAGGCTGGAAAAGCTATAGGCGCCCTCCGCGCCGGTTTCCTGACGCTCCTTCTCGAAGCTGGCCTTTGGACCGGAGACGTCAAGAAAGCATATATGTCCGGCGCCTCAGGATTGTATGTAGATGCGATCAAAGCGTTGGGAATAGGGATGGTCTGCCCGGGCGCGACGCACCTCATACAGTTCGGGAACACTTCCATCGAGATGGCCAGGAAGGTCGCGCTAGGCCAGGTCGATCTGCTCAGACTCCGCGAATTCGCCAAGGAGCTCAGAGCCACCCATGTGATGTTCGCAACTTCGGACAATTTCAAGAACATCTATTCGATAGAATACTCCCTCTGGTGCACCGGCATGCCTGCCGACCAGTACAACCCGATGCTAGAAATCTATGGGTATAAGCCTCTGACCGAGCCCGCCAAAGACGTAAAGGTCGAAAGGCTCGCGAAGACCGATCTCCCTGACGTCGAGAAGAGAGGGGTCATAATACTGGAGGAATCGAAGACCGTCCTCACAGGCAAGGTAGATGGATGCATCGAATGCAAGAAATGCATGAAGGCATGCCCGGAGAAAGCCATCTCCATCGTAAGGGAAAGCGACGGCGTCCACGCTTACGTAAAATCGGACAGATGTGCGGGCACCGCTTGCAGACGCTGCGAGCATGCGTGCGATGGAAGCCATCTCTCACTCAGAGAATTCCAGATCGTTCAATGATGGGGCTTAATGCCCCGCAAACCCTTTCCGACATTATTATGGCCGCGCATATCGCGGATAAGCGACCACAAGCCTATTGCAGCGATTCATACCGAATTGTTGTTTATCATTAGCAATACATTAATATATTACTGGCCACGCTTTTATTTATTGAGTAATCAACATAAAGATACTTTATATATTAAAAAAATTTATTGATTAATCAATATAATAAATACTGGATGATATTATTTAACTCTTTTTGAGGAAAACATAATTTTATATATTCTTCCAACATCTTTTAAACTTATCATCTTTACAACCAGGCTACAACTGGAGGAAATAAAATGGATGTTAATGAAAAAAAGCAGCTGGACCATAAGAAGAAAGTCCGCATCGGACTTCTGATGGGTATCCTGTGTGCCCTTTATTGGGGAATATGGTATGTTCCCGGGAATTCCGCATGGAACCTAGACATACTTCTGGAATTGCAGGATAACCTCGCAGAAACTTCCCTGAGCGGGGACATGCAGACTATCGCTGCGTGCATATTCATCACAGGTTTCAATGCGATCTTCTGTGCGCTCGTGCTATTCATCTGGAATGGCGGCCTCAAAAAACTCCCCGAATTCAAGAGGGAACTGGTTGAGGTCAGAGGAGCCAGCAAATACTTCATGATGGCAGGTATCTGCGGAGCCTGCGCAGTTTCTGGAACTTACCTCGCGGCTTTCAACCTCAGCTCCGGGTTCGCCGCCATCGCCGGACTTTTGTATCCGATCATCGGAACCATCATGTCTGTTCTGTATCTCAAGCAGAAAGTCTCCAAGAGAGGATACCTCGCAATCATTGTCCTTCTCATCGGAGGAATCACGCTGTACGCCGGATCCATCGCTACCGGAGGAGTCACCGGCGGCGAAGGCACCAACCCCACCATCGGACTCATCGGCGGAGTCATGGCCGCAGTCGGATGGGGATTCGAAGGAGTCTGCGCAGGAAAGGCGCTTGACTTCTGCGAGCCCGATGTCGGTCTCCACCTGAGATTCGTCTTCGAAGCCATATTCTGGGCCATTGTCATGTGCGTGCTGGCTGTCTGCGGTGTCCCCATATTCAGCACCGTCGGCGAATTCCTTGACCCCGCTACCTTCTTCATCTTCATCCTGCTCGGACTGTCTTTCGCTTGGTGCTATGTCACCTGGTACAAGTCGTTCCCGCTGCTGGGAGTTGCTCGCGGACAGGCTGTCGGAAGCCTTTACGCCGCTTGCGCGGTCTTGTTCCTTTGCCTCTTCTGCGGGCCTCAGAGCGCGCTCGGATACACCGATGAGACGATGGCAATCATCGTCGGATCTACCATCGCAGGACTCATCATATGTCTTATCGGAAGCTTCCTGCTGGCATCGGAAGACACTGAAGGTCTCGTCTCGCTGAGAGAAAGGGGTGATTGAATATGATGGAAGGAGAACCCATCAAATTCCGCATCCTGGAACTGTTCAATGATAAGGAATGGTGGCTTCAGGACATCGTCCCCGTAATCCAGAAGGAATACAACATGGCAGGGGACTATGGCAGAGGAGTCGTGACATACGATATCATCGAGCTTGTCTCGGCAGGATTCCTTTCCGAAGAAGAAACAAAGATCGACACGGAAGGCACATTCTGGAAGGACCACCTCATCCACCGCTACAAAATCACGGGTTTGGGGAAGGACATGTTCCAGGAAATCGTCCACAGAGTATCAAAGTGAGGTGAAAGAATGGGCAACTGGGAGCAATACGTAGACACATTCTCCGAAAGCATACTTGGAGGCGATGCATCCGCCATAGTGAGCTCGATATTCATCATAGCTCTCTGTGCTTTCGGTCTCTGGAAAGCGTACAAAATTTTCAAAGAAATATGAAAACTGGGGGGTTCATCCCCCCTTCTTCAAGATTGAGTTTTATCTCCCGGTATTTGCGCACAGGTTCGCTTTGTCATTCGGGCGGGCGATAAAAAGGCAGTACATTGATTTGACAATAAAAATCATTAATTCATATGCATTTTTAATTATTGAACAACCATAATCAGCAACAATTATATCGTATCCCGTCAAATTAGAATTATGGAAATGATTTGGGCTTGGATCATCCTTCTGGTGGCCAGTATCATCGAGCCGATATGGGTCACCTGCCTGGACAAATCCGAGAATTTCAAAAAGATAGGGTGGGGCATCGCCGCCGTCGTTCTGGTGCTGCTGTGCTTATACCTTCTCTCGATACCCTCTAACCCAGAGAACATCGGGCCGGGAGTCTCTTACTCCATCCTGGCGGGTATCGGAGCCGCAGGAATCGTGATCATAGGAAGGGCTCTCTACAAAGAGAAGCTCACCGCCAGGAAGATGCTGTTCATCTGCATGATCGTGGTCGGGATAATAGGTGTAAGACTGA of the Candidatus Methanomethylophilaceae archaeon genome contains:
- a CDS encoding trimethylamine methyltransferase family protein, with amino-acid sequence MTSFLPHMAGANSIYGSGMLELGQTFSLEQLVIDNDIINMERRALEGIPVTDETLAVDVIKEVGVGNDFIGHPTTMENMEMPSNPLVFNRDMLGDWKSQGSKSCVEVAHEVVLDVMKNHIVPKIDPEIDAKIRAIVKEADDSMKF
- the mtbB gene encoding [dimethylamine--corrinoid protein] Co-methyltransferase — translated: MTEYYTRMGDGRRVTMTKEQIMTDIQAGSADAADMASIPALDANDMEHMCEIIMDQCRVVGVEPGHEVVMTYDIGQLDFTGDNGNSGNGVDMGRLEAALLHERALGADTFELAHSDYSIKPVKPVISMEMQTMEEIQQEIIAPYFYGAMPNMGLYYAPDGPYGNPADLMREFKIEESMASSEAAAEHLARDIEFVTTRLQAAGSDGFNFDTTGSAGDADFCGTLNGVKILREKCPEAYINVGAAGESVMGIHGMMEFDGQIAAGMYPHQQAKLIAKAGANVFGAVCNTNTSRSLAWNLGRAVTFIKKAVEDSPIPVHVDMGMGVGGIPMFETPPLDAVARCNKAMVEIAKVDGV
- a CDS encoding winged helix-turn-helix transcriptional regulator translates to MSGGEDIYWNSFLPAFFDRMSVQMRKNMTEFVKDHGLTSAHAIYLIALRLQDGQTLVSLSRFLDLDTANTNRVIKVLREKNLIYDDRKTESSKKYSIYLTDEGRMLADRVMNGVTDLNNRYFENIPREDVLHLRNTLIRILNNMELDINSYMGSKYEDPFYTHLSIVPLDDDYTTEPKRLDNRKIKK
- a CDS encoding trimethylamine methyltransferase family protein; translated protein: MKAVQYPGKIKAAGLKLTMFTQDDLESIDKATRDVLWNYGVQVSDDEARHIFEDNGCIVDYQTNMVRIPDFLLNRALASAPKTFYLYGRDDEHTVEQTWKGRVHFTNFGTGIQMCDYLGDNKYETRDSNDADLAKTAILCDWAEGISYFSLSVSARDWAGVGAEDVHELYTSIANTVKHFHHIDPVADHVKYYWEILKAYYGGDEKKARDRPLMSMLVCPTSPLELSYNACQVIIQGARYGIPVNVLSMAMAGASSSIHLAGTLVTHNAEILSGIILAELAKPGAAVFYGSSTTCFDLMHGTAPVGAPELGMISAGVAKLGQYYGLPVFVAGN
- a CDS encoding flavodoxin family protein codes for the protein MGKVVAIVSSPRAKGNSMAIVNSVIDGAMGLSTNMIVLHSLHTMLIHGCNACMACKSKNHCVIEDELTDVLEDIKDADALVISAPVYFDGPCSQYKMFEDRLFSFMAPDGSVKLPPGKKTVIVVTCGGPKESGQKVCDHIANTFRMLGAEIVGTIVFSDQGGSRVASSCDDVIEQAKELGKTFRTNYREYDPHYHGAKQ
- a CDS encoding B12-binding domain-containing protein, with product MAFENETQKLHDALVSCKVPDIAKAVDEAHAAGMPATEIINTLGGTMSEVGVLFERGKLFLPHVLSAAAGMKKAMETLNDELSAGSGGSDIKASAVMGTVEGDVHDIGKSICSTMLQCAGFDVHDLGRDVPLGKFVEECKAGCTFCGMSALMTTTMVQMKTVIDNLTNEGIRDKVTVMVGGAPITQGFCDKIGADIYGESASETTRKAQEVLGA
- a CDS encoding EamA family transporter, whose product is MQTIAACIFITGFNAIFCALVLFIWNGGLKKLPEFKRELVEVRGASKYFMMAGICGACAVSGTYLAAFNLSSGFAAIAGLLYPIIGTIMSVLYLKQKVSKRGYLAIIVLLIGGITLYAGSIATGGVTGGEGTNPTIGLIGGVMAAVGWGFEGVCAGKALDFCEPDVGLHLRFVFEAIFWAIVMCVLAVCGVPIFSTVGEFLDPATFFIFILLGLSFAWCYVTWYKSFPLLGVARGQAVGSLYAACAVLFLCLFCGPQSALGYTDETMAIIVGSTIAGLIICLIGSFLLASEDTEGLVSLRERGD
- a CDS encoding quaternary ammonium compound-resistance protein SugE, with amino-acid sequence MILLVASIIEPIWVTCLDKSENFKKIGWGIAAVVLVLLCLYLLSIPSNPENIGPGVSYSILAGIGAAGIVIIGRALYKEKLTARKMLFICMIVVGIIGVRLISG
- a CDS encoding methylamine methyltransferase corrinoid protein reductive activase, whose translation is MANYGIALDIGTSGMRCQALDLDTGETLGTAITQRHPIPGMNVIDHVNFAIQSGEDIAHGLIVNAANNLFASLGIDLTQVKRIGVCGNTFQMSLFENIEIRDLAYAGKNALKNMGVIPPERNGTIRKAEELGLIGLPNAEVIIPPAVTHEIGADAIAMLKMTNILEEKEPVIVVDYGTNAEMALIVDGKIYTGSAAAGPALEGQEIERGMLAAPGAISDVDAVEGGWECTVLNDAIRDVIADVVDPTTGKSVITRDQRAIGVTGTGVVAALYCGMYGGLINTPQILTPDEKIHLQDGVCISSHDVEEAGKAIGALRAGFLTLLLEAGLWTGDVKKAYMSGASGLYVDAIKALGIGMVCPGATHLIQFGNTSIEMARKVALGQVDLLRLREFAKELRATHVMFATSDNFKNIYSIEYSLWCTGMPADQYNPMLEIYGYKPLTEPAKDVKVERLAKTDLPDVEKRGVIILEESKTVLTGKVDGCIECKKCMKACPEKAISIVRESDGVHAYVKSDRCAGTACRRCEHACDGSHLSLREFQIVQ
- a CDS encoding methyltransferase cognate corrinoid protein produces the protein MSLCDDAKAAVMTYNNKKAVEVAKQAIAEDFDIVELIEKGFSLGMTEVGALFEQKKVYLPHVMAAAAAMNAAMDVLNPELEKRGGEVSSGLGTVVICSIEGDIHSIGKDIVAIMLKVAGFKVENIGRDVPLDQIVEACKKYQPVAVGTSALMTSTMVHQKTLEEKLKAAGVRDSLLTNVGGAPVTQQWADEIGADLYTENASDAAAKFSAAFEKE